Genomic window (Mesorhizobium sp. M4B.F.Ca.ET.058.02.1.1):
CGGCGCCCGGCCGAAGCCGGGAAGAAATCGAGCAGAACGGCAAATCGCGGCGCCGGGCTCTTCAGATCGAGCAGCCATGTCGCATGGCTGACAAGCCCGTCGCGGCGGGTTTCTATCTTCTCGCCGAGCACCTCCCAATCGCTCTCGACCTGAACGGCGTCGGGGTTGGCGAGGACCTGCTCGCGCGTCTCAGATGTCGACACAAGTCGTTTCAGCTCGGGATCATCGGGCGTGGCGCGCCAAGCCTTGGCGAGCATCACCAGCTTGCCGAGCTCGCGGATCGCGGCATCCGGCTTCTCCTCGCCGCGCAGCGCCATCAACCGCGCCGGCAACTCGTCGACGCGGCCGGCAAGCGCTGTGGCCTTGAGGTCGACCAGCCGGGCTGCAATGCGGCGGCAGCGCTCGCTGCAGGCATCGACGAACCCGGCAAGGCCGAGCCGGAGCTGGTCGGCTATCCATTGATCGAGCTCGTCCAGCGCTGCCGCCACGGCGCTTCGCGTGTCCTCGGCCCGCTTGCGCTGTGCCGCCTCGCGGCGTTCAGCGGCCACGGCATCTTCGACCGGAGCGCTCTGCTCGGGCCGCGATGCCTCGTCGATGCTTTTGCCTTCCGAGTTTGCCGCCGCCTGCGTCGCTGGCTGCCCGGGCCGGCGGCGCCGGCCGAGCCAGTCGTTGACCCAATCCGGCGTCTGCTCGACGCGATCGAAGCTGGCCGGCGCGGTGGCGCCGATCCACATCAGCCCCAGTATGTGCTTGCACGGGAATTTCCGCGACGGACAGGTGCATTTGTAGCCATGGTCGCCGGTATCGAATGCTACACGGTAGGGATTCGATCCCGAGCCCTGGCATTCGCCCCAGATGAGCCCCAGTTGCTCATTTGTCTCGAGCCGAGGCCAGTTCGACCGCTTGGTCAGCTTCGAGGCGGCGCTGAGCGAGGCCTGGTCAGGGGCAAGCGCTTCAATGGTTTTCAGGTCCAGTTGCAAGCCGCGCCTCTCATGACCCCGAAGTATGATTCCGCGACGATAGATAGCCGTTTGCGGCGCGCTGGTGTAGCTCCAGCCGCCGCAAAGTTAATTCCTTGTCTAACGTTCGGTTTCCTGATCAGGCCGGGCCGGTAATGTCGGCTTCAGACGACCCCCGCGCCGCGGACGAGATCGACGAAGCGGGCAAAGACTTCCGTGTGGCGGTCGACGTCGGCCGGCGACGTCGCCGGACACATCAGGAACATGGTGTGGAACGGCGTCACCAATATGCCCTCGTTCATGTAGAAGGCATGCAGCAGCGTCTCGAGGTCGCCGCGCCGGGCGGCAATGACATCGGCGCCGTTGCGCGGCGGCGCGGGCATGAACATGATCTCGGCGCGGGCGCCGACCTGCGTCACATGCCAGGGCAATCTGCTGGCGCTGATGATGCCGCGCGCGGCTTCGGCCAGGCGCGAGGCATTGGCGATCATGACCTCGAAATTGGCGGGGGTCAGCACCTCCTCCAGCACCGCGCGCATGGTGGCGACGGTCAGCGCATTGCCGGCGAGCGTGCCGCCGATGCCGAGATGCGCCGACTGGCGCACGCGCGGATTGACCATCGGCACGATCGCCCACAATCGCTCGGCGATCTCCCGCGAGACGCCGAAGACGCCGGCCGGGATGCCGCCGGCAATCGCCTTGCCGGTAACCAGCATGTCCGGCTCCAGACCATGCTGCGCGGTGCAGCCGCCCGGCCCGCTGGAGATGGTGTGGGTCTCGTCGATGATCAGCACCGTGCCGGTGCGGCGGGTGATCTCGCGAAGCGTGGCGTGAAAACCGTCGGCGACCGGGATCATGCCGAAATTGGTCATCAGCGGCTCGGTCAGCACGCAGGCGACGTCGCCGGCCGAGAGCGCCTCCTCGAGCGCCGCGATGTCGTTGAACTCAACCACCCTGGAGACGGCGGAATGGTCGACGCCATTGGGATGGATCATGTTGCGCATGCCGACGCGGCCGTCGCGGATCTCGACATGCGCCTCCTCGACGCCGCCGTGATAGCAGCCGGAGAAGACCAGCACCTTGTCGCGGCCGGTGATTATGCGGGCAATGCGGATGGCGCCGCGATTGGCGTCGGTGGCCGAGGTGGTGAGCGTCCAGTAAGGCAGGCCGAAGCGGCGCGTAAGCTCTGCGCCGACCCAGAGGCTGTCCTCGGTCGGCAGCATCATCGTGGTGCCGTTCCGCAACTGGCGAAGGGCGGCGCGGGTGACCGCCTCCGGCGCATGGCCGCACATGCCGCCGGTGTCGCCAAGGGCGAAGTCGACATAGTCGTGGCCGTCGATGTCGCTTATGTGGGCGCCGCTGGCCGACGCCGCATAGACCGGGAAACCGCCGGCCCAGCGGCGCATCCAGTGCGAGGGACCGCCATAGAGGAAATGCCTCTTGCCCTCTTCCCACGCCGCCGCCGAGCGCGGGTGGGTTTCGAGGAAGCGCTGTTGCTCGCGGTCGAGCAGGTCGCCGGTTGTCTTTGAATGCAAAGCGTTTTTGGCAGCCGTCACGGGGCGAAGCCTCCCTTGTGTGCCGTCAGTTGGGCACAAGATGATTTTCTTGTCGGTTCACTATTTGAACCATCGTTTTGCATGTTATAGACAAACTGCAGGCTACCTCGGCTGCTGTCAAGTTAATTCACATGCGAACTATCTTGGAGAATGCATCATGAGCACGGTGGCAAGGCGGTCTCGCTGCTGGAACTGTTCACGCTCGACGAGCCGGAGATCGGGCTGTCCGACCTCGCCCGCAAGGCCGGCCTCGACAAGGCGACAGCCCGGCGTTTGCTGATGGCGCTCGCCAACCATCGGCTGATCGAGCAGGAGCCGCAAAGCCGCCGCTACCGGCTGGGCGCCGGCCTGTCGCGGCTGGCCCGCATCCGCGACGCGCATTTCCCTTTCGTGCGCGTGGCGGCGCCGGTGGCGCGGGAGCTGTCGCTCGAAACCGGCGAGACCGTGCATCTGTCGGAGTTCAGCGCTGGCGCGCTGCTCACCGTGCATGTCGAACTGTCGGCGAAGGCCAACCGCGTCAATGTCGATGTCGGCCAGATCCTGCCACTGCACGGCACGGCCTCCGGCATCGCCTTCCTCGCCGCCTCGCGGCTGCAAGTGGTCAGCGCCTATCTGGAGAAGCCCTTGCAGGCCTTCACCGCGCATACGGTGACAGGACCGGACACGCTGGCCAAAGCCATCGCTTTTGCCGCCGCGAGCGGCTATTCGCGCAGCTCGCAGGGCTATGAGGAAGGCGTGCACAGCATCGGCGCCGCGATCCTCGGCGCCGACGGCCAACCGATCGGCGCGCTTGCGGTGGCTTCCCCCGTATCCCGCGTCGACGATGCGGTCGCGGCCAACCAGGGTGCTGCGACGGTCAAGGCGGCGCGCCTGATTGCGGCACGGCTGACCGGCGAGGCGTGACATCCCGCATCG
Coding sequences:
- a CDS encoding SWIM zinc finger family protein gives rise to the protein MQLDLKTIEALAPDQASLSAASKLTKRSNWPRLETNEQLGLIWGECQGSGSNPYRVAFDTGDHGYKCTCPSRKFPCKHILGLMWIGATAPASFDRVEQTPDWVNDWLGRRRRPGQPATQAAANSEGKSIDEASRPEQSAPVEDAVAAERREAAQRKRAEDTRSAVAAALDELDQWIADQLRLGLAGFVDACSERCRRIAARLVDLKATALAGRVDELPARLMALRGEEKPDAAIRELGKLVMLAKAWRATPDDPELKRLVSTSETREQVLANPDAVQVESDWEVLGEKIETRRDGLVSHATWLLDLKSPAPRFAVLLDFFPASAGRRSGAFAPGDRFKAKLVFYPSRNPLRALVVERLGDSAPGAWPAFGSDAAGDPLAAYAAFQDGAPWLSDCPVILPAGAIALDEKEGAWWQAAGDPHGIALPVAGSVNQTLLGLELAATAALWNGARLELLASQSNMGRLDLS
- a CDS encoding transaminase, giving the protein MTAAKNALHSKTTGDLLDREQQRFLETHPRSAAAWEEGKRHFLYGGPSHWMRRWAGGFPVYAASASGAHISDIDGHDYVDFALGDTGGMCGHAPEAVTRAALRQLRNGTTMMLPTEDSLWVGAELTRRFGLPYWTLTTSATDANRGAIRIARIITGRDKVLVFSGCYHGGVEEAHVEIRDGRVGMRNMIHPNGVDHSAVSRVVEFNDIAALEEALSAGDVACVLTEPLMTNFGMIPVADGFHATLREITRRTGTVLIIDETHTISSGPGGCTAQHGLEPDMLVTGKAIAGGIPAGVFGVSREIAERLWAIVPMVNPRVRQSAHLGIGGTLAGNALTVATMRAVLEEVLTPANFEVMIANASRLAEAARGIISASRLPWHVTQVGARAEIMFMPAPPRNGADVIAARRGDLETLLHAFYMNEGILVTPFHTMFLMCPATSPADVDRHTEVFARFVDLVRGAGVV
- a CDS encoding IclR family transcriptional regulator, whose amino-acid sequence is MHHEHGGKAVSLLELFTLDEPEIGLSDLARKAGLDKATARRLLMALANHRLIEQEPQSRRYRLGAGLSRLARIRDAHFPFVRVAAPVARELSLETGETVHLSEFSAGALLTVHVELSAKANRVNVDVGQILPLHGTASGIAFLAASRLQVVSAYLEKPLQAFTAHTVTGPDTLAKAIAFAAASGYSRSSQGYEEGVHSIGAAILGADGQPIGALAVASPVSRVDDAVAANQGAATVKAARLIAARLTGEA